The following are encoded in a window of Mumia flava genomic DNA:
- a CDS encoding ABC transporter ATP-binding protein has product MASVTFDKASRVFPGQERPAVNELELEVADGEFLVLVGPSGCGKSTSLRMLAGLEEVDSGRILIGDRDVTDLPPKSRDIAMVFQNYALYPHMTVAENMGFALKIAGTAKSEIKQRVAEAAEMLGLTEYLDRKPKALSGGQRQRVAMGRAIVRSPQVFLMDEPLSNLDAKLRVQTRAQIAQLQRRLGTTTVYVTHDQVEAMTLGDRVAVMKDGVLQQIDTPRHTYDKPNNVFVAGFLGSPAMNLFDAPIVDGGVRVGDAVVPVARDVLAAADGPSITVGIRPEDVEIADAGIAMVLDVVEELGSDAFAYGRTTVDGSEETFIARVDWRTPPRIGDKINLAVDADHVHAFSSKTGQRLGA; this is encoded by the coding sequence ATGGCTTCTGTCACGTTCGACAAAGCATCGCGTGTCTTCCCCGGCCAGGAGCGCCCGGCCGTCAACGAGCTCGAGCTCGAGGTCGCGGACGGGGAGTTCCTCGTTCTCGTCGGCCCGTCGGGCTGCGGCAAGTCGACGTCGCTGCGGATGCTCGCCGGCCTCGAGGAGGTCGATTCCGGTCGCATCCTGATCGGCGACCGCGACGTCACCGACCTCCCCCCGAAGTCCCGCGACATCGCGATGGTCTTCCAGAACTACGCGCTCTACCCGCACATGACGGTCGCCGAGAACATGGGCTTCGCGCTCAAGATCGCCGGCACCGCGAAGTCGGAGATCAAGCAGCGTGTCGCCGAGGCCGCGGAGATGCTCGGCCTGACCGAGTACCTCGACCGCAAGCCGAAGGCCCTGTCCGGCGGTCAGCGCCAGCGCGTCGCGATGGGCCGCGCGATCGTACGCTCCCCGCAGGTGTTCCTGATGGACGAGCCGCTGTCGAACCTCGACGCGAAGCTCCGCGTCCAGACCCGCGCCCAGATCGCCCAGCTCCAGCGCCGGCTCGGGACCACCACCGTCTACGTGACCCACGACCAGGTCGAGGCCATGACGCTCGGTGACCGTGTCGCCGTGATGAAGGACGGTGTCCTCCAGCAGATCGACACCCCGCGGCACACCTACGACAAGCCGAACAACGTCTTCGTCGCCGGCTTCCTCGGCTCGCCCGCGATGAACCTCTTCGACGCGCCCATCGTCGACGGTGGCGTACGGGTGGGCGACGCCGTCGTGCCGGTGGCGCGGGACGTGCTCGCGGCCGCCGACGGCCCGTCGATCACGGTCGGGATCCGCCCGGAGGACGTCGAGATCGCCGACGCCGGGATCGCGATGGTCCTCGACGTCGTGGAGGAGCTCGGCTCGGACGCGTTCGCCTACGGCCGTACGACCGTGGACGGCTCGGAGGAGACGTTCATCGCGCGCGTCGACTGGCGGACCCCGCCGCGGATCGGCGACAAGATCAACCTCGCCGTCGACGCGGACCACGTGCACGCCTTCAGCTCGAAGACCGGTCAGCGCCTCGGCGCCTGA
- a CDS encoding PH domain-containing protein, with translation MEAIFSPGAAWHPVSERLRTMRRVLILVWSAVLGITAAVAIGLLLGWWWLSAIIVLVSAGSAVWGWFWAARNQRAWGYAENDDDLYVRSGVAWRRIVAVPYGRVQFVDVEAGPLERAYGIATVSLHTASSETSAQIPGVPADEASRLRDRLTELGKTHGAGI, from the coding sequence GTGGAAGCGATCTTCTCCCCCGGCGCGGCCTGGCACCCGGTCTCCGAACGACTGCGCACGATGCGGCGGGTCCTGATCCTCGTGTGGTCGGCCGTCCTCGGGATCACGGCAGCTGTGGCGATCGGCCTGCTGCTCGGCTGGTGGTGGCTCTCGGCGATCATCGTGCTGGTGTCGGCCGGCTCAGCGGTCTGGGGGTGGTTCTGGGCGGCCCGCAACCAGCGCGCATGGGGCTACGCCGAGAACGACGACGACCTCTACGTCCGCAGCGGCGTCGCGTGGCGGCGCATCGTCGCGGTCCCGTACGGGCGGGTGCAGTTCGTCGACGTGGAAGCCGGCCCGCTCGAGCGTGCGTACGGGATCGCGACCGTGAGCCTCCACACAGCCAGCTCCGAGACGTCCGCGCAGATCCCCGGCGTCCCGGCCGACGAGGCGTCGCGGCTCCGCGACCGGCTGACCGAGCTCGGGAAGACGCATGGCGCCGGGATCTGA
- a CDS encoding PH domain-containing protein yields the protein MAPGSDPSPEAGAPTVPPTSQGLRTHPASALVRVWIWIVAGLVAFGRNVLEEQTAFGQVIVSLLAIVAVAAVVGVAFGYLTWWFTRFTIDGREIRLESGILTRRSRRAPYERIQSVDINEPFVARIFGLCELTLELAGGSDSQLKLQYLKRPEAERLRGVLLERAQEATGEPGAATDPAYGGPAADLGTSAVGTPRDGASELGTSAPADPAAQPGQPSGPYSPDLAPPIVVVKPGRLVLATLLSAEFLIPAVLTLGVLAVGVFAPGIVIGLVPFLFWMGQVVFNRVVAQWEFTLRRHPRGLHVTRGLLTRVSQTIPYDRVQAFVEHQAALWRPWGLVRVEVTVAGRPTDSDGRQSTATLLPVATSAETQMVIAQLSSRVDPPSVPRVAAPRRSAWLAPIGWRFRAAGSDEAAFVADRGWVSHRTDVVPHAKTQSVSVTQGPLQRLLGVADLRVHTPNGPVDAHGRNLAADDAAELARQQVAHARAARTD from the coding sequence ATGGCGCCGGGATCTGATCCGTCGCCCGAGGCCGGAGCCCCGACCGTGCCGCCGACGAGCCAGGGCCTGCGCACCCATCCGGCGAGCGCGCTCGTCCGGGTGTGGATCTGGATCGTCGCGGGCCTCGTGGCGTTCGGCCGCAACGTCCTCGAGGAGCAGACCGCGTTCGGCCAGGTCATCGTGTCCTTGCTCGCGATCGTCGCCGTCGCTGCCGTCGTCGGGGTCGCGTTCGGTTACCTGACCTGGTGGTTCACGCGGTTCACGATCGACGGGCGCGAGATCCGCCTCGAGTCGGGCATCCTCACCCGCCGCTCCCGGCGGGCGCCGTACGAGCGGATCCAGTCGGTCGACATCAACGAGCCCTTCGTGGCGCGCATCTTCGGTCTCTGCGAGCTGACACTCGAGCTGGCCGGCGGGTCGGACTCGCAGCTCAAGCTCCAGTACCTCAAGCGCCCGGAGGCCGAGCGCCTCCGGGGCGTGCTGCTCGAGCGTGCACAGGAGGCGACCGGAGAGCCGGGCGCGGCCACCGATCCGGCGTACGGCGGTCCGGCCGCCGACCTCGGCACGTCCGCGGTCGGCACCCCCAGGGACGGCGCGTCCGAGCTCGGCACGTCCGCACCGGCGGATCCGGCTGCGCAGCCCGGGCAGCCGAGCGGCCCCTACTCCCCCGACCTCGCTCCGCCGATCGTCGTGGTGAAGCCCGGGCGGCTGGTCCTGGCGACGCTCCTGTCGGCCGAGTTCCTGATCCCGGCCGTCCTGACGCTGGGCGTGCTCGCGGTGGGCGTCTTCGCCCCCGGCATCGTGATCGGGCTCGTGCCGTTCCTGTTCTGGATGGGACAGGTCGTCTTCAACCGCGTGGTCGCGCAGTGGGAGTTCACCCTGCGGCGCCACCCTCGGGGACTGCACGTGACGCGCGGGTTGCTGACGCGGGTCTCGCAGACCATCCCGTACGACCGGGTGCAGGCGTTCGTGGAGCACCAGGCCGCGCTGTGGCGGCCGTGGGGTCTGGTCCGGGTCGAGGTCACGGTCGCCGGGCGTCCGACCGACTCCGACGGGCGTCAGTCCACCGCGACGCTGCTGCCCGTCGCGACGTCCGCCGAGACGCAGATGGTGATCGCTCAGCTCTCGTCGCGGGTCGACCCGCCGTCGGTCCCCCGGGTCGCTGCGCCTCGGCGCTCGGCGTGGCTGGCGCCGATCGGGTGGCGGTTCCGGGCTGCTGGTTCGGACGAGGCCGCGTTCGTCGCCGACCGTGGCTGGGTCTCCCACCGCACGGACGTGGTCCCGCACGCGAAGACGCAGTCGGTCTCGGTCACCCAGGGTCCGCTGCAGCGGCTCCTCGGCGTCGCCGACCTGCGCGTGCACACCCCGAACGGCCCCGTCGACGCGCACGGTCGCAACCTCGCTGCGGACGACGCTGCGGAGCTCGCGCGGCAGCAGGTCGCGCACGCCCGGGCGGCCCGCACGGACTGA
- the dusB gene encoding tRNA dihydrouridine synthase DusB, whose protein sequence is MSATTAPARPLRLGDLEVPTPVVLAPMAGVTNAAFRRLCAEEGAGLYVCEMITSRGIVEGDPISLRMLTFDATETTRSVQLYGVDPVYIGKAVRILCEEYGVAHVDLNFGCPVPKITRKGGGAALPWKATLLGAILHEAVGAAEPYGVPVTMKTRKGIDEDHLTFLDAGRIAQEAGCAAIALHGRTAAQHYSGTADWESIATLKDAVDIPVLGNGDIWEASDAIAMVEQTGCDGVVVGRGCLGRPWLFRDLAAAFAGEPVTALPTLGEVAARMRRHAELLAEHLGEERGCVEFRKHVAWYLKGFRAGGRMRHALATISSLPELDALLADLDPDEPYPLEELGKPRGRQGSAKRVALPDGWLSSREVDAIDAAAEDATSGG, encoded by the coding sequence ATGTCCGCGACCACTGCTCCCGCCCGTCCGTTGCGTCTCGGGGACCTCGAGGTCCCGACGCCGGTCGTGCTCGCGCCGATGGCCGGGGTCACGAACGCGGCGTTCCGGCGGCTGTGCGCCGAGGAGGGCGCGGGGCTGTACGTGTGCGAGATGATCACGTCCCGCGGGATCGTCGAGGGCGATCCGATCAGCCTGCGGATGCTGACGTTCGACGCGACGGAGACGACGCGCTCGGTCCAGCTGTACGGCGTGGACCCGGTCTACATCGGCAAGGCGGTGCGGATCCTGTGCGAGGAGTACGGGGTGGCGCACGTGGACCTGAACTTCGGCTGCCCGGTCCCGAAGATCACCCGCAAGGGTGGTGGCGCCGCGCTGCCGTGGAAGGCGACGCTTCTCGGCGCGATCCTGCACGAGGCGGTCGGCGCCGCGGAGCCGTACGGCGTTCCGGTGACGATGAAGACCCGCAAGGGGATCGACGAGGACCACCTGACGTTCCTCGACGCCGGCCGGATCGCCCAGGAGGCGGGCTGCGCGGCGATCGCGCTGCACGGCCGGACGGCCGCGCAGCACTACTCGGGCACGGCGGACTGGGAGTCGATCGCGACGCTCAAGGACGCCGTCGACATCCCGGTGCTCGGCAACGGCGACATCTGGGAGGCGTCCGACGCGATCGCGATGGTCGAGCAGACCGGCTGCGACGGCGTCGTCGTCGGGCGCGGGTGCCTGGGCCGGCCGTGGCTGTTCCGGGATCTCGCTGCGGCCTTCGCCGGAGAGCCGGTGACGGCCCTGCCGACGCTCGGTGAGGTCGCCGCGCGGATGCGTCGTCACGCCGAGCTGCTGGCCGAGCACCTGGGGGAGGAGCGCGGCTGCGTGGAGTTCCGCAAGCACGTCGCGTGGTACCTCAAGGGCTTCCGCGCCGGTGGTCGGATGCGGCACGCGCTCGCGACGATCAGCTCGCTGCCCGAGCTCGACGCTCTCCTCGCCGATCTGGACCCCGACGAGCCGTACCCGCTCGAAGAGCTCGGCAAGCCCCGCGGCCGTCAGGGGAGCGCCAAGCGCGTCGCTCTCCCGGACGGTTGGCTCAGCTCCCGCGAGGTCGACGCGATCGACGCCGCCGCCGAGGACGCCACGTCCGGCGGCTGA
- a CDS encoding sensor histidine kinase, whose protein sequence is MSRFADRPVLVDAALGTGVALVMSLVISSGQAGDPHPVAYFWAVGLGALMLARRRYPVIVLAVTVLGLFAYYAAGYAAVGVALPVVAALYSAAEAGRTWAAVIAAAVVLATSLTFRLAVGQDAAYVVGYELASHVALIAAAIALGDSVRSRRRLQQKQSVLDDLDEARHAADAEHRLQDQRLALARELHDSLGHQITVVSLQAEVAREALRDDPDAAEAAVGRIRQASSAMLGELRRTVRVLRRAAEPRPGGSLAAASDVLDAARGTGLEVNLEVDGDLAALRSDVDSAAYRVLQEAVTNTLRHAGAATISVRMAVDAGTLRLHVVDDGGSFEGPVVASGGLAGMEDRARAVGGSLAARRGTDGFEVDLVVPEAVR, encoded by the coding sequence ATGTCCCGGTTCGCGGATCGCCCCGTGCTGGTCGACGCCGCGCTCGGCACCGGGGTCGCGCTGGTGATGTCCTTGGTGATCAGCTCCGGGCAGGCCGGGGACCCGCACCCGGTCGCGTACTTCTGGGCGGTCGGCCTCGGCGCGCTCATGCTCGCCCGCCGGCGCTACCCGGTGATCGTGCTCGCGGTGACGGTGCTCGGCCTGTTCGCCTACTACGCCGCCGGCTACGCGGCCGTCGGAGTCGCGCTCCCGGTCGTCGCCGCCCTGTACTCGGCGGCCGAGGCGGGACGGACGTGGGCCGCCGTGATCGCGGCCGCCGTCGTGCTCGCCACGTCGCTGACCTTCCGGCTCGCCGTCGGACAGGACGCGGCGTACGTCGTGGGGTACGAGCTGGCGTCGCACGTCGCGCTGATCGCGGCCGCGATCGCACTGGGTGACAGCGTACGCAGCCGCCGCCGGCTCCAGCAGAAACAGTCCGTGCTCGACGACCTGGACGAGGCTCGCCACGCCGCCGACGCCGAGCACCGTCTTCAGGACCAGCGCCTGGCTCTCGCCCGGGAGCTGCACGACTCCCTCGGCCACCAGATCACCGTGGTCAGCCTCCAGGCCGAGGTCGCGCGCGAGGCGCTGCGCGACGACCCGGATGCCGCCGAGGCGGCCGTCGGACGGATCCGGCAGGCCTCGTCGGCGATGCTGGGCGAGCTGCGCCGGACCGTGCGGGTGCTCCGCAGAGCCGCGGAGCCGAGGCCCGGTGGTTCACTGGCCGCCGCCAGCGACGTACTCGACGCTGCCCGGGGCACGGGACTCGAGGTGAACCTCGAGGTCGACGGCGACCTGGCAGCGCTGCGCAGCGACGTCGACTCCGCGGCGTACCGCGTGCTCCAGGAGGCGGTGACGAACACCCTGCGGCACGCCGGCGCGGCCACCATCTCCGTCCGGATGGCCGTGGACGCCGGGACCCTGCGGCTGCACGTCGTCGACGACGGCGGCTCATTCGAGGGTCCCGTGGTCGCGAGCGGCGGGCTCGCGGGCATGGAGGACCGGGCCCGCGCGGTCGGCGGGAGCCTGGCCGCGCGGCGCGGGACGGACGGCTTCGAGGTCGATCTGGTGGTCCCGGAGGCAGTCCGATGA
- a CDS encoding response regulator transcription factor encodes MIRVLLADDQELVRTGLRALLARDRDVEVVGEAADGRAAIRQAVALRPDVILMDLRMPLVDGIAATERITGDPALASTRVLVLTTFDDADEIADAVAAGAAGYLLKDTGADELRTAVRTVADGGNVLSPTVARLVMERMARTPVAAPDPRIADLTVRERDVLARVGLGESNDEIGRALHLSPATARTYVSRLLGHFDLRDRTQLALLAQRSGVSAGDADAG; translated from the coding sequence ATGATCCGGGTGCTGCTCGCCGACGACCAGGAGCTCGTCCGTACGGGCCTGCGCGCGCTGCTCGCGCGCGACCGCGACGTGGAGGTCGTCGGGGAGGCCGCGGACGGTCGCGCCGCGATCCGCCAGGCCGTCGCGCTGCGGCCCGACGTGATCCTCATGGACCTGCGGATGCCGCTCGTCGACGGCATCGCCGCGACCGAACGCATCACGGGCGATCCCGCGCTCGCGTCGACGCGCGTGCTCGTGCTGACCACCTTCGACGACGCGGACGAGATCGCCGACGCCGTCGCCGCAGGCGCCGCCGGCTACCTCCTCAAGGACACCGGCGCCGACGAGCTCCGTACGGCCGTGCGCACCGTCGCGGACGGCGGCAACGTGCTCTCCCCGACCGTGGCGAGGCTCGTCATGGAACGGATGGCGCGCACACCGGTGGCGGCCCCCGACCCGCGGATCGCCGACCTGACCGTGCGCGAACGTGACGTGCTCGCGCGGGTCGGGCTCGGCGAGTCCAACGACGAGATCGGCCGCGCGCTGCACCTCAGCCCGGCGACCGCCCGTACCTACGTCAGCCGGCTGCTCGGGCACTTCGACCTCCGCGACCGCACCCAGCTCGCGCTCCTCGCGCAGCGGTCGGGCGTGTCGGCGGGCGACGCGGACGCCGGCTGA
- a CDS encoding pyridoxal phosphate-dependent aminotransferase has product MREVMQSTKLAEVLYDIRGPVLDEAKRLEEEGHRVLKLNIGNPAPFGFDAPDEILVDIIANLHQAQGYSDSKGLMPARRAIVQHYEERIDGIDVDDVYIGNGVSELIVMAMQALLDDGDEILIPMPDYPLWTAAVSLSGGTAVHYRCDEAADWNPDLDDIRSKITDRTKAIVVINPNNPTGAVYDKAVLEQIVAVARERDLIVFADEIYDKILYDDAEHTCIASLAPDLLCVTFNGLSKAYRVAGFRTGWMMLSGPKHHAHSYVEGLNMLANMRLCPNVPSQYAIATALGGRQSIHDLILPGGRLLEQRNRAYELLTDIPGVSVVKPKGALYMFPRLDPDVYPIKDDEQFALELLRQEKLLVVQGTGFNWPDPDHFRLVTLPRVEDLEDAIERIASFLSTWT; this is encoded by the coding sequence ATGCGCGAGGTGATGCAGTCGACGAAGCTGGCCGAGGTCCTCTACGACATCCGTGGGCCGGTGCTCGACGAGGCCAAGCGGCTGGAGGAGGAGGGCCACCGGGTCCTCAAGCTCAACATCGGCAACCCCGCCCCGTTCGGCTTCGACGCCCCCGACGAGATCCTCGTCGACATCATCGCGAACCTCCACCAGGCCCAGGGCTACAGCGACTCCAAGGGCCTGATGCCGGCCCGGCGCGCGATCGTGCAGCACTACGAGGAGCGGATCGACGGGATCGACGTCGACGACGTCTACATCGGCAACGGTGTCTCCGAGCTGATCGTGATGGCGATGCAGGCGCTGCTCGACGACGGCGACGAGATCCTGATCCCGATGCCGGACTACCCGCTGTGGACGGCGGCGGTCAGCCTGTCCGGCGGCACCGCGGTGCACTACCGCTGCGACGAGGCCGCGGACTGGAACCCTGACCTCGACGACATCCGCTCCAAGATCACCGACCGCACGAAGGCGATCGTCGTGATCAACCCGAACAACCCGACCGGCGCGGTCTACGACAAGGCGGTCCTCGAGCAGATCGTGGCCGTCGCCCGCGAGCGCGACCTCATCGTGTTCGCCGACGAGATCTACGACAAGATCCTGTACGACGACGCGGAGCACACCTGCATCGCCTCGCTCGCGCCCGACCTGCTGTGCGTGACGTTCAACGGTCTGTCGAAGGCGTACCGCGTGGCCGGGTTCCGGACCGGCTGGATGATGCTGTCCGGCCCGAAGCATCACGCGCACAGCTACGTCGAGGGCCTCAACATGCTCGCGAACATGCGGCTGTGCCCCAACGTCCCGAGCCAGTACGCCATCGCCACGGCACTCGGCGGCCGGCAGTCGATCCACGACCTGATCCTGCCGGGCGGGCGCCTGCTCGAGCAGCGCAACCGCGCGTACGAGCTGCTGACCGACATCCCCGGGGTGTCGGTGGTCAAGCCGAAGGGCGCGCTGTACATGTTTCCGCGGCTCGACCCGGACGTGTACCCGATCAAGGACGACGAGCAGTTCGCGCTCGAGCTGCTCCGTCAGGAGAAGCTGCTCGTGGTGCAGGGGACCGGCTTCAACTGGCCCGACCCCGACCACTTCCGGCTCGTGACCCTGCCCCGTGTCGAGGACCTCGAGGACGCGATCGAGCGCATCGCGTCGTTCCTGTCGACCTGGACCTGA